One genomic segment of bacterium includes these proteins:
- a CDS encoding PQQ-binding-like beta-propeller repeat protein, producing the protein MRKIAILISLIAFLLPAIAGQFTYSATKRVFKVCNLLVDSAKYNPNDPNSPPENSDPYVFYVLDQREDLKPYGWELINPLAPKTVSPEIAYRWNYRDRRDPLNPYYVGQPVTKNMACYWEVLLSEVSVEDLLQFDLVFITNHRFTTFTPQDLEKLRRFVDSGGRLWIDDCSGFRIADNNFITPLQFANDGPAGTAVVVDPYHPLLSYPFQLTYDEISHLGDKNVGNYYISVYDPGTLQPVVLNYASGRMDKPYIAAGQFGAGLIIATSGDTGCDINDPCGGRSTSSGQNSGPYAGENIQNAHSEDIKFVWNMILLANNWSSFRKDNRRGAISYEEINPPLDAKWEFAQDNFTVYSPVIWNGIVVAVSDGGVVYAFDADPYRDIDNDGNYDDGVQNNFNPILPYDLLWQYSTNIPAMVGPKSPLITTIWDGAQTIEVAIVPMGNRLFCLPLYPANPYNPTPIWTRALASPISGSPALARGLLFVPAGAEIYCLDPSTGNNIGVPLQLANVTSITTAVTVAAAEDPNKERIVVGTRSPSDQGSIQYLVWNRQTGQFESRGQMLTQGIPNSSIIFTPDNQVIFTTSEGWVYSTYWRSTFPSWRYNTGRNPLPSQFSPAVSYEHDLVYVAVPDAVFAFSLHPTFRARIHNQILEGSLPFARYVDITDSGAQQIATRLGINIALPPTPFPPRYDFNARTGELFFNSNIAMIAQDTGTAYLLKIEYSDINRNRISEYWLISDTYPIQAGGGWVNGYAGSPNCFVVPSNLVWWRKVDLDGATPLTNNSAPTLFSEALYVGGASKLYALQADSRIGRIGVRIPVTDIADGSTYETINSFAFDEEALQIPPPNPPVIYVQKPFPGGILASQQIGTITNISGANRVLLLTFYNAILALQQPLFLVADGKGVAETEVDFGKVDSAGRASGELHWSLDSVVWTTQQGIETKQPLSFPQFIRQLGANSFLIGDSGNNRLIITGRGGRVDWEVADFGWANFQDSYNMLAPWESSKFGLVSDAYRWTYVITTLNTTITRYFTLVADPDNFRIINLLEEWDANSRQWINRSIVWATRTQREGKKYRFTKLYPIETIQDPNHPQAGAIWRAWAVLSNHALQVEFDPVSQVHKIVKEEPGASIVMLNRAYENEPYPSSMGIVYSFTKVQDTFNLLPTTPSLPNKLYKFSAINSLTIAYHPFIGTEELLVTGTLIPITPAGQEPLPPIVGVFKLALPNAVFDPASPPIPPDTPLELRWCYLAGDWLLTAPAQRHTSFVPIDERFFLPTDAKMLATGEYVIALAHPSASEVIMVREDRTMRWALVEMAEPQEKQRTAGFEAIRRYYRLRQPIFIDTLKGGVM; encoded by the coding sequence ATGCGTAAAATAGCAATCCTTATTTCTCTTATCGCTTTTCTACTTCCCGCAATAGCTGGGCAATTCACTTACTCCGCGACAAAAAGGGTATTCAAGGTATGTAATCTCCTCGTTGATTCCGCTAAATACAATCCCAACGACCCCAATAGCCCGCCTGAGAATAGCGACCCCTATGTTTTCTATGTTTTGGACCAAAGGGAGGATTTGAAGCCCTATGGCTGGGAGCTTATCAATCCTCTCGCTCCAAAGACTGTTTCCCCCGAGATAGCCTATAGATGGAATTATAGAGATAGAAGGGACCCATTGAATCCCTACTATGTTGGTCAGCCGGTGACAAAGAATATGGCTTGCTATTGGGAAGTTCTGTTATCAGAGGTTAGCGTTGAGGACCTTCTCCAATTCGACCTCGTCTTCATAACGAACCACCGCTTCACGACTTTCACCCCGCAGGATTTGGAGAAGCTGAGGAGGTTCGTTGATTCTGGCGGACGCCTATGGATAGATGATTGCTCCGGCTTCCGCATTGCGGATAATAACTTCATCACTCCTCTGCAGTTCGCCAACGATGGACCAGCTGGAACCGCTGTCGTCGTTGACCCCTATCATCCCTTGCTCAGCTATCCTTTCCAATTAACTTATGACGAAATCTCTCATTTGGGGGATAAGAATGTGGGTAATTACTATATCTCCGTTTATGACCCTGGCACCCTTCAGCCAGTCGTTCTGAATTACGCGAGCGGAAGAATGGATAAGCCGTATATTGCGGCGGGGCAGTTTGGTGCGGGATTGATAATCGCGACCTCCGGCGATACGGGATGCGATATAAACGACCCCTGCGGTGGAAGGTCAACATCCTCAGGGCAGAACAGCGGTCCCTATGCGGGGGAGAACATCCAGAATGCCCATTCAGAGGACATAAAGTTCGTATGGAATATGATACTATTGGCAAATAACTGGTCTTCATTTAGAAAGGACAATAGGCGAGGCGCTATTTCCTATGAGGAGATAAATCCTCCCCTTGATGCGAAATGGGAGTTCGCTCAGGATAACTTTACCGTCTATTCTCCCGTGATTTGGAATGGGATAGTTGTGGCGGTTTCCGATGGTGGAGTCGTTTATGCCTTTGACGCTGACCCATATAGGGATATTGATAACGATGGCAATTACGATGATGGAGTGCAGAATAATTTCAATCCCATCCTTCCTTATGATTTGCTGTGGCAATATTCAACGAATATCCCCGCCATGGTGGGTCCAAAGTCTCCCCTTATTACAACAATTTGGGATGGGGCGCAGACGATAGAAGTTGCCATAGTGCCCATGGGAAATCGCCTCTTTTGCCTCCCTCTTTATCCAGCAAATCCCTATAATCCCACGCCAATCTGGACAAGGGCGCTTGCAAGTCCTATTTCTGGCTCGCCCGCGCTGGCAAGAGGATTGCTATTCGTTCCCGCCGGTGCCGAGATTTATTGCCTGGACCCAAGCACGGGAAACAATATAGGTGTTCCCTTACAGCTTGCAAATGTAACATCAATAACAACTGCGGTGACCGTAGCAGCTGCGGAGGACCCCAATAAAGAAAGGATTGTGGTTGGGACAAGGAGCCCATCGGACCAGGGAAGCATCCAATATCTCGTTTGGAATAGGCAAACTGGACAGTTTGAGTCAAGAGGACAAATGTTGACGCAGGGAATCCCAAATTCCTCCATAATCTTCACTCCCGACAATCAGGTTATATTCACGACGAGCGAAGGGTGGGTTTACTCAACATATTGGCGCTCAACCTTCCCCTCCTGGCGCTACAACACGGGACGCAATCCTCTACCATCACAGTTCAGCCCTGCCGTTTCCTATGAACACGACCTCGTATATGTGGCTGTTCCCGATGCAGTCTTCGCCTTCTCGCTCCATCCAACTTTCCGAGCTCGGATTCATAACCAGATATTGGAGGGCTCGCTCCCCTTCGCAAGATATGTTGATATAACGGACTCCGGAGCTCAGCAAATCGCAACCAGGCTCGGGATTAATATAGCCTTGCCTCCAACTCCCTTCCCACCTCGCTATGATTTCAACGCCCGCACAGGTGAACTCTTCTTCAACAGCAATATAGCAATGATTGCCCAGGATACGGGAACGGCTTACCTATTGAAAATAGAATACAGCGATATAAATAGAAACAGGATAAGCGAATATTGGCTGATAAGCGATACCTATCCGATACAGGCGGGAGGAGGATGGGTGAATGGATATGCGGGTTCGCCGAACTGCTTCGTCGTTCCCTCCAATCTCGTTTGGTGGAGAAAAGTGGACCTGGATGGGGCTACCCCTCTTACTAATAATTCAGCTCCCACTCTCTTCAGCGAAGCCCTTTATGTTGGAGGGGCAAGCAAGCTCTACGCCCTCCAAGCAGATTCAAGGATAGGGAGGATAGGAGTCAGAATTCCCGTGACTGATATAGCGGATGGCAGTACCTATGAGACAATCAACTCCTTTGCCTTTGATGAGGAAGCACTGCAAATTCCTCCGCCCAACCCACCCGTTATTTATGTTCAAAAACCCTTCCCAGGAGGGATTCTCGCCTCCCAGCAGATAGGGACTATCACAAACATCAGCGGGGCGAACAGGGTTCTTCTTTTAACCTTCTACAATGCCATCCTCGCCCTTCAACAACCCCTCTTCCTCGTGGCGGATGGGAAAGGCGTGGCTGAGACGGAGGTTGATTTCGGGAAGGTTGATTCCGCGGGAAGGGCAAGCGGTGAGCTCCATTGGTCGCTTGATTCCGTTGTCTGGACGACCCAGCAGGGAATTGAAACTAAACAGCCTCTCAGTTTCCCTCAGTTCATAAGGCAGCTGGGAGCCAATTCCTTCCTCATAGGTGATAGCGGGAACAATCGCTTGATAATAACGGGCAGAGGAGGAAGGGTAGATTGGGAAGTGGCGGATTTCGGATGGGCTAATTTCCAGGATAGCTATAATATGCTCGCGCCTTGGGAGAGCAGTAAGTTCGGGCTGGTCTCCGACGCCTACCGCTGGACATATGTAATAACGACACTTAACACAACGATAACTCGCTACTTCACCCTCGTTGCTGACCCCGATAACTTCCGCATTATTAATCTATTAGAGGAATGGGATGCCAATAGCAGACAGTGGATAAACCGCTCAATTGTCTGGGCAACGAGGACGCAGAGGGAGGGAAAGAAATACAGGTTCACGAAGCTATATCCAATAGAGACTATACAGGACCCCAACCATCCTCAGGCGGGAGCAATTTGGCGAGCTTGGGCTGTCTTATCAAATCACGCCCTACAGGTGGAGTTCGACCCGGTTAGCCAAGTGCATAAGATAGTGAAGGAGGAGCCCGGAGCTTCAATCGTTATGCTCAATAGAGCCTACGAAAATGAGCCATATCCCTCCTCAATGGGTATAGTCTACTCCTTCACGAAAGTCCAGGACACATTCAATCTCCTTCCAACCACTCCCAGTTTGCCCAATAAACTCTACAAGTTTTCCGCCATAAATTCTCTAACAATAGCTTATCATCCTTTTATAGGGACTGAAGAGCTCCTTGTCACTGGGACTTTAATACCGATAACTCCAGCTGGGCAGGAACCTCTTCCTCCCATTGTTGGGGTCTTCAAGTTAGCTTTGCCAAACGCTGTATTTGACCCCGCTTCACCTCCCATTCCACCCGATACTCCCCTTGAGCTTCGCTGGTGCTATCTCGCCGGAGATTGGCTGCTGACGGCACCAGCTCAGAGGCATACGAGCTTCGTTCCGATAGATGAACGCTTCTTCCTCCCCACAGATGCTAAGATGCTGGCGACGGGAGAATATGTAATCGCCCTTGCCCATCCCTCGGCAAGCGAGGTGATAATGGTCAGGGAAGACCGCACAATGCGTTGGGCTCTGGTTGAAATGGCTGAGCCGCAGGAGAAGCAGCGCACAGCGGGATTTGAAGCTATTCGCAGATATTATCGGCTTCGCCAACCAATCTTCATAGATACCCTCAAAGGAGGGGTGATGTGA
- a CDS encoding prepilin-type N-terminal cleavage/methylation domain-containing protein, giving the protein MRKKGFTLIELLTAIAIFVVLLGILFIPVSSSLRSIREANMYVALQDAAKDLAERFKKEVPTAINAFDPSSPIVIGIDPQGNYIWAPYAKLDLVLPMKELYCEICGSVTPYPTFEPSPPYTCPNCGNSDQSTLHLRLHRPLTSKSTITRFFIGLREPGVWDDNLKDYTAVRPYENVELRIGSAYNLFTLYKVEFNPNDPRFANWRNQDFFYDLNTAPDGKTYMYHWKKNAVSLTPPDLDVVDVWQDANGVYHFTPLLSFLPRFVQEVLSAPSGSYTYIASLGLWAGIQNDNTQLLKQIYPNPYSDWPHVVVMHWDGGSGTWIYDYDSWITDPSNPASPWADVLQRYLTWDSRRGMVNFAFWAQRTIPADGISYTYSIPAPSDPVSNQPIPNAYLLLRSEVVKVNGVTCKRVDVNPQTYVDVSGNRLYEYTIDYDKAIITFNPQNPPLQGDVIEVTYYWTTLQRGDLVWVHYPSCQEIMVAIGSEKAFTPERKYPFWIVHTIKVENVRR; this is encoded by the coding sequence ATGAGGAAGAAGGGCTTTACCTTGATAGAGCTTCTAACCGCGATTGCCATCTTCGTCGTGCTCTTGGGCATTCTCTTCATTCCCGTATCATCTTCTTTGAGGTCAATAAGAGAGGCAAATATGTACGTTGCCCTGCAGGATGCGGCGAAGGATTTAGCAGAGAGATTTAAAAAGGAAGTTCCCACGGCTATCAATGCCTTTGACCCTTCCTCCCCCATAGTTATTGGCATAGACCCACAGGGGAACTACATCTGGGCACCGTATGCGAAGCTTGACCTTGTTTTACCAATGAAAGAACTTTATTGCGAAATTTGTGGAAGCGTTACCCCTTATCCAACTTTTGAGCCGTCTCCTCCTTATACCTGTCCCAATTGCGGGAACAGCGACCAATCAACTCTCCATCTCCGCCTCCATCGTCCCCTCACTTCGAAATCAACGATTACTCGCTTCTTCATCGGATTGAGAGAGCCGGGGGTATGGGATGATAATCTAAAGGATTATACAGCTGTCAGACCGTATGAGAATGTGGAGCTTCGGATTGGCTCAGCCTACAATCTCTTCACTCTCTACAAGGTAGAATTCAATCCCAATGACCCGAGGTTCGCTAATTGGAGAAACCAGGACTTCTTTTATGATTTAAACACTGCCCCCGACGGGAAGACATATATGTATCATTGGAAGAAAAACGCCGTTTCCCTTACTCCACCCGACTTGGATGTGGTTGATGTCTGGCAGGATGCGAACGGCGTTTATCATTTCACTCCCCTCCTATCCTTCCTCCCTCGCTTCGTTCAAGAAGTCCTCTCCGCTCCCTCAGGCTCCTATACTTATATCGCCAGCCTCGGACTTTGGGCGGGAATACAAAACGACAACACGCAATTATTGAAGCAGATTTATCCCAATCCCTATTCAGATTGGCCTCATGTAGTTGTTATGCATTGGGATGGAGGAAGCGGAACCTGGATATACGATTACGATTCCTGGATAACTGACCCATCCAATCCCGCCTCTCCTTGGGCTGATGTCCTGCAGAGATATCTCACCTGGGATTCCCGCAGAGGAATGGTGAACTTCGCTTTCTGGGCGCAGAGGACCATACCAGCGGATGGAATAAGCTATACCTATTCCATCCCCGCTCCCTCTGACCCCGTCTCCAATCAACCCATTCCCAATGCTTATCTCCTCCTTCGTTCCGAGGTCGTGAAAGTAAATGGGGTGACCTGCAAGAGGGTGGATGTAAATCCGCAAACTTATGTTGATGTTTCAGGGAATAGGCTTTATGAGTATACAATTGATTATGATAAAGCAATAATCACTTTCAATCCTCAAAACCCTCCTCTTCAAGGGGATGTGATAGAGGTAACTTATTATTGGACGACTCTGCAGAGGGGAGATTTGGTGTGGGTTCATTATCCCTCTTGTCAGGAGATAATGGTGGCGATAGGAAGCGAGAAGGCTTTCACTCCTGAAAGGAAGTATCCTTTCTGGATTGTCCATACAATCAAGGTGGAGAATGTGAGGCGATAG
- a CDS encoding type II secretion system protein → MMRRKGVTLLEMLVAIAVFVVGMVYVLRVFPGGMKGIRYGEQVTLASSLAKTQLSSLIANPGDLPDAIAATNPQVPGEILLTANPDDADPDLFRLIYGEPFSIPAPTGGEAGWASYYLLRFAPADPNWGIVVYSTPLERAEGDPSLPDDIAYLQANQYLIDYDTGLIAFAPQPFDRWFKVDYTYRDAQGKAHDVVDEILYVPANSPYATDHPQGCLLGHPVDWFSETVAITLLNIGANNFSDNPYEFKILDFYRGLVALNPLSRRFIRSARVDYQVMDWRILRETRQLPFTLPADTRLTFANLHELDPTYPGILILDATTGEVIFDERANPPCNPPDRVVVGKDGVLTFNYPNDAGKRVKIFYRPSKDFPLSIQKAATNYRLAPNLSISWREYQLTLNPQTGRWCLYFTPCEKGKTVLVDYWFGDPNNPQKVVGEWGTITRVPETGAGIDDQDPAYDYIVELKGQPVLSVIKVVGASLKVRVAWKTPAERWRKLDLDTVLTSGR, encoded by the coding sequence ATGATGAGAAGAAAGGGCGTTACCTTACTTGAGATGCTCGTTGCCATAGCGGTTTTTGTTGTGGGGATGGTCTATGTCCTGCGAGTCTTCCCCGGAGGTATGAAGGGGATAAGATACGGAGAGCAAGTCACTTTGGCTTCCTCCTTAGCTAAAACCCAACTTTCCTCCTTGATAGCCAATCCGGGAGACCTGCCTGACGCTATAGCGGCTACCAACCCCCAGGTTCCCGGCGAAATTCTCCTTACAGCCAATCCCGACGACGCCGACCCAGACCTTTTCCGCCTCATCTACGGTGAGCCTTTCTCCATTCCTGCTCCAACGGGTGGAGAGGCAGGCTGGGCTTCTTATTACCTCCTTCGCTTCGCTCCCGCTGACCCCAACTGGGGAATCGTTGTCTATTCCACCCCCTTGGAAAGGGCGGAGGGAGACCCAAGCCTCCCCGACGACATAGCATACCTTCAAGCTAATCAATATCTTATAGATTACGACACAGGCTTGATCGCCTTCGCCCCTCAGCCCTTTGACCGCTGGTTTAAAGTTGATTACACATATAGGGATGCTCAGGGAAAGGCTCACGATGTAGTAGATGAAATCCTTTATGTGCCCGCTAATTCTCCCTACGCTACTGACCATCCCCAGGGATGCCTCCTTGGACATCCCGTTGATTGGTTCAGCGAGACGGTGGCGATTACATTGTTGAACATCGGAGCGAATAACTTCAGCGATAACCCCTATGAGTTCAAGATTTTGGATTTTTACAGGGGATTGGTTGCACTCAATCCCCTCTCTCGCAGGTTCATTAGGAGTGCAAGGGTGGACTATCAAGTCATGGATTGGCGAATATTGAGGGAAACGAGGCAGTTGCCCTTCACACTTCCCGCGGATACACGCCTCACTTTCGCCAACCTCCACGAATTAGACCCAACCTACCCGGGTATTCTTATCCTTGATGCGACAACTGGTGAGGTTATATTTGATGAGAGAGCGAATCCTCCTTGCAATCCTCCTGATAGAGTTGTGGTTGGCAAGGATGGCGTTCTAACTTTCAATTATCCCAACGATGCGGGCAAGAGGGTGAAGATATTCTATCGTCCAAGCAAGGATTTTCCTCTCTCCATCCAAAAAGCCGCAACAAATTATAGATTGGCACCCAATCTCTCTATAAGTTGGCGGGAATATCAATTGACCCTAAACCCACAAACAGGACGATGGTGCTTATATTTCACTCCCTGCGAGAAGGGGAAGACAGTCCTTGTGGATTACTGGTTTGGCGACCCCAATAATCCCCAAAAGGTGGTCGGTGAGTGGGGAACGATAACGAGGGTTCCCGAAACTGGGGCGGGGATAGATGACCAAGACCCTGCCTACGATTACATAGTGGAATTGAAGGGACAACCGGTTTTGAGCGTTATAAAGGTTGTGGGGGCATCTTTGAAGGTGCGGGTGGCTTGGAAGACGCCGGCGGAGCGCTGGCGAAAGCTAGATTTGGATACGGTCCTTACATCGGGGAGGTGA
- a CDS encoding type II secretion system protein, which translates to MKKRGFTLVEMLVVLGIIALLSAILLPVFKGLRESVYKQQCVANLQKIYHALRMFYLDTGTYPEAKITLQSGQVVDLGLLALHSDELVNLVAYGYSGLPLNDPDEARRIISRKGRYPIFASEFHCPANIQHDKPIVENNGAYYLDPYYFDYVSIDPLLGVSTYMRVRTQDSNDTNFNKQLYAKEPLNSTVITWCYSHRDLDDNGLPRPGSKDIVLFLDGHTEVRETSELMIVDQSTGLYAPWLIEPRRR; encoded by the coding sequence ATGAAAAAGAGAGGGTTTACTCTCGTTGAGATGCTTGTTGTGCTGGGCATAATCGCCTTGCTCAGCGCCATTCTTCTGCCCGTTTTTAAAGGGCTTAGGGAATCCGTGTATAAACAACAATGCGTGGCGAATCTGCAAAAGATTTACCATGCCTTGAGGATGTTTTATCTTGATACTGGCACATATCCCGAGGCTAAAATTACTCTGCAGAGTGGTCAGGTTGTTGATTTGGGACTCTTGGCTTTACACAGCGACGAGTTGGTGAATTTGGTTGCTTACGGTTATTCTGGATTACCCTTAAACGACCCAGATGAGGCGAGAAGGATTATCTCGCGAAAGGGAAGATATCCAATCTTTGCAAGCGAGTTTCACTGCCCGGCGAATATCCAGCACGATAAACCCATCGTTGAGAACAACGGGGCTTATTACCTTGACCCCTATTATTTTGATTATGTCTCAATTGACCCTCTTTTGGGCGTTTCCACTTATATGAGAGTGCGGACGCAAGATTCCAATGACACTAACTTCAACAAACAGCTCTACGCAAAGGAGCCTTTGAATTCCACGGTCATAACTTGGTGTTATTCTCATAGGGATTTGGATGACAACGGATTGCCTCGCCCGGGAAGCAAGGATATCGTTCTCTTCTTGGATGGTCATACCGAGGTGAGGGAGACGAGCGAGCTGATGATAGTTGACCAGTCAACGGGGCTATATGCCCCCTGGCTCATTGAACCGAGGAGGAGATGA